aatattgacaacatttctcctaggcatatgatgaacaacatttcttttaagcacatttctaccatgcatataggaagaactagaagcaaacatggcataagaatcataggcatgtgcatcaaaagcattacaactcctatgagactgtcttctatcattgtacataaaagcatggttctttttagcattactaaccatagggaccttccctttttccttggcggggatgggagccttatggcttgttaagttcttgacttctctcttgaagccaagtccatccttaattgaggggtgtctaccaatcgtgtaggcatccctcgcaaattttagcttatcaaattcgctcttgctagtcttaagttgagcattaagactagccaattcatcattaagtttggaaattgaaaataggtgttcactataagcatcaatgtcaaaatccttacacctattacaagttgcaacaatttctacacaagatgttgatttactagctatttctaacttagcattcaaataatcattaatgctccttaagttagaaattgtctcatggcaagaagataattcacaagaaagcatttcatttcttttaacttctagagcatgagatttttgtgcttctacatatttgtcatgttcttcatacaagaaatcctcttgcttttctaaaagcctattcttatcattcaaggcatcaatcaattcattaattttatctaccttggttctatctaggcccttaaataaacatgaataatctatttcatcctcatcactagattcgtcctcacttgaagaagcataagtagagtttcgagtacataccttcttctcccttgccataaggcatgtgtgacgctcgttggggaagagggatgacttgttgaaggcggtggcagtgagtccttcattgtcggagtcggaagaggagcaattcgaatcccactccttgcctagatgcgcctcaccctttgccttcttatagttcttcttcttctccctcttgttcccttgatcctgatcactatcattgtcgggacagttagcaataaaatgaccaagcttaccacatttgaagcatgtgcgcttcccctttgtcttggtcttgcttggctgccccttgcgaccttttagcgccgtcttgaatctcttgatgatgagagccatctcttcatcattaagtccggctgcctcaatttgtgccaccttgctaggtagtgtctccttgcttcttgttgccttgagagcaagaggttgaggctcattgattggaccatttaatgcgtcgtccacgtatcttgcttccttgatcatcattcgcctgctcacgaactttccaagtatctcctcgggcgtcatcttggtgtacctaggattctcacgaatattgtttacaagatgaggatcaaggacagtaaaagaccttagcattaggcggacgacgtcgtggtccgtccatcgcgtgcttccatagcttcttatcttgttgacaagggtcttgagccggttgtacgtttgggttggctcttctccccttatcatagcgaacctcccgagttcgccctccaccaactccatcttggtgagcattgtgacgtcattcccctcatgagagatcttgagggtgtcccagatttgcttggcgttatccaagccgctcactttgtggtattcatccctgcacaatgaagctagaagaacagtagtagcttgtgcatttttatgaatttgctcattaatgaacatgggactatccgtactatcaaagtgcattccactctctacaatctcccatatactaggatggagagagaacaagtgactacgcattttgtgactccaaaatccgtagtcctctccatcaaaatgaggaggtttaccaagtggaatagataataaatgagcatttgtactttgaggaatacgagagtaatcaaaagaaaagtttgaattgaccgttttctttttctcgtagtcgtcgtcgtccttttgggaagaggaagattcgtcgttgtcgtagtagacgatctccttgatgcgccttgtcttcttcttcttcccgtctttgcgcttgtggctcgagcccaagtcggtaggcttgtcatccttcggctcgttgacgaaggactccttctccttgtcgttgatcacgattcccttccccttaggatccatctcttcgggcggttagtccctttcttgaagagaatgactccgataccaattgagagcacctagagggggggtgaataggtgatcctgtaaaacttaaaacttaagccacaaaacttggttaagtgttagcacaataatcaccaagtggctagagagaagtcttagcaaaacacaataaccacaagagaacaatcacagatatgacacagtggtttatcccgtggttcggccaagaccaacgcttgcctactccacgttgtggcgtcccaacggacgagggttgcaatcaacccctctcaagcggtccaaagacccacttgaataccacggtgttttgcttgctttactatatcccgtttgcaaggaatctccacactttggagcctctcgcccttacacttagatgatcacaaagaaacacggagtaagggagggatgagcaacgcacacaagactcaaaaatcagagcaacaacacgcacacaagtcgcaacaagagctcgcaacacaacccaatgagttcacaactccactagagctctatatgctatcacaaagaaacaaatgcgcggaatcgatgtcttggtgcttaggaatgttgtgagTATGCTTGTCTtcatcctccatgcacctaggggtcccttttatagccccaatgaagctaggagccgttgagagcaatctgggaaggcaattcttgccttctgtcgtctggcgcaccggacaatgtccggtgccagatttctttccttaactggcgcaaccgacagttggcagccagagagccgttggcgcaccggacatgtccggtgcacaccggacagtccggtgcccctttctagccgttggctcggccacgtgtcccgcgcagatcgcgcggccgaccgttggcccggccgaccgttggctcaccggacagtccggtgcacaccggacagtccagtgaattatagccgtacgttgtcggtgaattcccgagagcggccagttcgcccgagctagtctggcgcaccggacactgtccggtgctcccagactgagcagagtcttggctgctcgagccaagacaattccaattcgatttttcctgtttccagcacttagacacaatacattagtctctaaaacaatgtactaagtctgagaaacatacctttatccttgatttgtactttgcccaccattttacacttaggcacttgtgttggacactaaatcaccaaaatacttagaaatggcccaaaggcacatttccctttcactttcccTTTGCCTCTTACATTCCTTAGCATCAACATTTGGTCCAAGCGATTTCGATCCATTTTCATCAGCTACAATATAACCTTGTGTATTAGCGTTCCCCTACATACTACGATATAAACGTTAATCGACACAAGTGTAATTACCTTTACCTATAGTAATGGTGTTTGAGATGTTTGTCAATGGTGTGCGACCATCACTAAGTTCCATCTGATATATTTCTGTTGGTTCTCCGTTCTCCATAAAGACCCCTATTATGGATAGTGGAATggcttagttaagttttcacacaTTTACTTTGTGTACAACCACAATTTAGTTCAATATATCTCTACTACACATTAAGGACACAGCGAGGGCGTCCACCAAGCATCACCGTGCCCCTGCCAATAATCATTCCTTCATCATGTTTGCAAACTGATAACTTCCACAAAAGGAAACTAATTATACACCATGATGATGATGTATTGGATGTTGTAAGTGAAAATCCAGATGACTGTTCTATTTCAGATGATTATGAGATGGATTTAGGGGATGCTTATGCAGACAAATTTATGCTAATAACATGTTTGTGGGTACGGGTGTGTAGCAGAAAAGAACAAAAAAAGTTGTGTTAAGTTTGTTATGAAAACAAAGTTCAGCAATAATTGTTTGTGACTTCAAGTTCATGATATAATTGTACACTATACTCTAGCTGCTGTCATCTATGGAGTTCCAAGTAACACTTGAGGAGTCCGCGGATCCTAGGCGCACTCGATGTTCTAGGATTTTGATTCGTGGTCATTTGTTTGTGAGCTGTGGTGATATCCATTCCGTTATAGGGACATGGTCAAATTCTGGTGTTGGTTTCTTATGGCACCTTCATATGCTCTGTTTCTGTGTTATGGAAACTAATCTATACTGCATTTCAGATTCTGAAGAATTCCAGCCAGTTGTGCCTGTTGTGAAAGCCGAGCCACTTAAAAATCAGTGAGCTGATGAAGATGTTGAAGAAGATGATGTAAAAGAATCatgggaagaagaggaggaggaggtaAATGAAATTATATGATTTTTTAATTGATGCATCACATGAACCCTTTTATTTAACTTTGGTTCTTTCATGTATATAGGCAAAAGTAAATTTTCTCTTATTTCTACGAAATTCTATCTTTATGTAGTTGTGACTGTTATAAGCATGAATGCCTGCATGTTGATAGCACTAATTGATAATTATTATCTGTTCGTTGCTTGGCTGTTCAAAAATATTTGTTGGAGATACTTGATGCATCTGCCCTTGCAGTGTAGGTCTGATTTCTTGTTCACACTACCATTCTAATTTTAGTGGCATCTGTATCTGCTAGTTGAATCTACCTTCATCTCTGATACTAAAAAAAGTTACACCCATATAGGCTCCTGACTGCTGTGTTACGCGCCTTTTCATGCCCGCTTAATTTCCCAGTGTCCCTACACCTATTTCACATTTTGTAGGGTAGATGCATCTGATTTCAAGGAAACATATTATTAGTTCAAAGTGTTCTTGATTTTTCTTACGTTGGTGTTCTATTATTGATGCCCTGTCCGCTTAACTGGCAGTTCAATCGACATCAGTTGTGGCAGTTCAATTAACATCAATTTCATGTTCAGTTGATATTTTGAAAAAGTGCTTCTGCTGCTAAAATTCAGGTTGTCCTACAAAGTGCTTATATGTGTTTGAACCATTTTAATAGAGATAAAGAGAGGGCTTTTCACAACTATTTTAAAAAATGATACAATAGAGTTTTTTCACAACAATTAATCCATAATACTTTTTTATAGTTCATAACATATTTTCATAACTTAAAGCAACTCAAGCAATAGCCCCAAAACACGGTCCCTactttttatttggattagccaatGTTGGCAGGAGGTGTCAGGCACTAAAACTAATAATTAGccactaaaattagttgagatcAATATTGATCCAGATGACCCAGCGACAGTTTCTCAATATGCTCAAGTCATGAGGACTGTAAGGGAAAAGGCAGATCTTGTTTCTGATTCTCAAAGGATTAAATATACCATTGAGACCTTCaccaagggcatccatgatgcacgGACTTACTTGAATACTCTTCAACAGCTCAGAATAAAGAGTGGTCTTATAGATCATATTGGAATCGAACCTTTGATGATGGAAGCTCTTGAGAAGATTGAGAAGGATATTAAGAAACCACTTTTAAGGAGTGACAAGAAGAACATGGCCACTCTTATGGCAGAGTTTGACAAGATTAACGCAAAGCTTGGCATTCGGAAGGAGGATCTTCCTAAGATCAAGCAAGAACTTGAATTCGAGATTGCCAAAAGTGAGCTGACTGAACTTAAGAAGGAATGTGTTGAAGCAATGGAGACTCAACTCAAGAGGGAGGAGTTCCAAGATGAGGAGATGCCTGATGTCAGGAAACAGGACATCCGAAACTTCCTGTAGGCTTGATCGATGATAACCTTTGAGGCATTGCAAATCACCCAGCCCACCTGTGATTTTTTTCTTTGGTTTTGGTTTCAAGTTGACCGGTGCTGTAGGCTACACCTATGAATGCTGCTCCTTCCTTTTTTGTAATAAAAAAACTACACCGAGGTACACAAACACAGTCAACCGTTGAGTTGAATTTTTTTCAACAAAACTAAGGGAGGAGGTTTGCTTCGCAGGATTAGTGGCCGGCTTCCACCGCTGTCAGTCGTTTCTAAATACAATTCCTGAAGCCCCTCAACGGTATACTGACTgaaattcatttttgctcaacTTGTGCAAATCTGTATCCCAGTTAGCTTATCATAAGTGCATTTTTGCTGAAATGCTCATActtcaaaatgtccatatatataTACGAATTATATaacttttttgttttgttttcatTTGAGCAAACTGTTAAATGTCCATTTTTGAGTGCTTGATAGAAATACAACCATGTTTCTGAGTTTGTTATTTTGAGTTGATTAACATCTAGTTCTGAGCTGGAGGTCTTTCTGAGGGTAACAGACTGTTTAAAGAAGGAAATTTCGAACTTGCAAAGGCTCCCACTAACGTCCACACTTTGTATTCATTAAATTTTGAGGTGATCAGGCCTgtccaacaaaatgcattaatttTGTTCATATTATTTTTCAGGAATTCCACGCATGTTAGACAAAATACATATTTAGAGTTTGTTTGCATTATATAAATATTTGTAACCCA
This portion of the Zea mays cultivar B73 chromosome 2, Zm-B73-REFERENCE-NAM-5.0, whole genome shotgun sequence genome encodes:
- the LOC103649420 gene encoding probable ATP synthase 24 kDa subunit, mitochondrial, yielding MVFEMFVNVEINIDPDDPATVSQYAQVMRTVREKADLVSDSQRIKYTIETFTKGIHDARTYLNTLQQLRIKSGLIDHIGIEPLMMEALEKIEKDIKKPLLRSDKKNMATLMAEFDKINAKLGIRKEDLPKIKQELEFEIAKSELTELKKECVEAMETQLKREEFQDEEMPDVRKQDIRNFL